One window of the Podospora pseudocomata strain CBS 415.72m chromosome 7, whole genome shotgun sequence genome contains the following:
- a CDS encoding hypothetical protein (EggNog:ENOG503NYUS; CAZy:GT32; COG:I) gives MKWRPARLSSPLSPLLPTTPLASPTLSVPSKLRNRIPSQMRRTFPAYILIVTLLILLFKAEVFPSQPAPVGSSSSAITRRSHLQKPLGSSSSSHHQSPQQAGDFPKKIWQTWKVDPYNFAKRDKNTARTWTSKNPGYRYEVLTDHNDLLYVESKYGSGPGGLDRPDIVEFYKTVTAQIIKADLLRYMIMYADGGIYADIDVEALKPAERFIPTRYNVTDIDMVIGVEIDQPEFKKHEILGGKCMSFCQWTFMCRPGLPVMLKLIENIMSWLEELAKQQNVSSVGEVELAFDEVISGTGPSAFTGAILEDMNSKRKGKGGQKITWDNTFHNLDESKLVERVLVLDVEKFAAGQGHSNSGNHDARGALVKHHYHASNWPSKHPRFKHPAYGEVERCNWDAECVRKWDEDVAQWDGLSEKQKKKILDRKQKEYELEMERLKKEKEQAEALERLGRAERERKKREEEERLRKKERMEEVYRKAVEEDKKKKNQQILLEAAGLGHKESTPPGPGFVAPAPLPGPGVFPPAL, from the coding sequence ATGAAGTGGAGGCCAGCCAGGTTGAGCTCGCCGCTCTCACCACTcctgccaacaacccccttgGCCTCTCCGACTCTGAGCGTTCCCTCCAAACTCCGAAACCGGATTCCCTcgcagatgaggaggacctTCCCGGCCtacatcctcatcgtcacccttctcatcctcctcttcaaagCCGAAGTCTTTCCCTCCCAGCCAGCACCAgtcggctcctcctcctccgccatcacgAGGAGAAGCCACCTGCAGAAACCCctcgggagcagcagctccTCTCACCACCAGTCACCGCAACAAGCCGGCGACTTCCCCAAGAAGATCTGGCAAACCTGGAAGGTCGACCCGTACAACTTTGCCAAGCGGGACAAGAACACGGCCCGGACGTGGACGAGCAAGAACCCGGGGTACCGCTACGAGGTGCTCACCGACCACAACGACCTCCTCTATGTCGAGTCCAAGTACGGGTCCGGGCCCGGCGGTCTCGACCGTCCAGACATTGTCGAGTTTTACAAGACGGTCACGGCGCAGATCATTAAGGCGGACTTGCTGAGGTATATGATTATGTATGCCGACGGGGGGATTTATGCGGATATTGATGTCGAGGCGCTGAAGCCGGCCGAGCGGTTCATTCCCACGAGGTATAATGTCACCGATATCGACATGGTGATTGGGGTGGAGATTGACCAGCCCGAGTTCAAAAAGCATGAGATTCTGGGGGGGAAGTGCATGTCGTTTTGTCAGTGGACGTTTATGTGCAGGCCTGGGTTGCCGGTGATGCTGAAGCTGATTGAGAACATCATGAGctggttggaggagctggctaAGCAGCAGAATGTGAGTagtgttggggaggtggagttgGCGTTTGATGAGGTGATTAGCGGGACGGGACCGTCGGCGTTCACGGGGGCGATTTTGGAGGATATGAATTccaagaggaaggggaagggcggGCAGAAGATTACGTGGGACAATACTTTTCATAATTTGGACGAGTCgaagctggtggagagggtgttggtgcTGGATGTGGAAAAGTTTGCGGCTGGTCAGGGGCATTCGAACAGTGGGAATCATGACGCGAGGGGGGCGCTGGTGAAGCATCATTATCATGCGAGCAACTGGCCAAGCAAGCACCCGAGGTTCAAGCACCCGGCgtatggggaggtggagaggtgtaATTGGGACGCCGAGTGTGTGAGGAAgtgggatgaggatgtcgCCCAGTGGGATGGCCTCTcggagaagcagaagaagaagattttGGACCGGAAGCAGAAGGAGtatgagctggagatggagaggttgaaaaaggaaaaggaacaGGCCGAGGCGCTAGAGAGGCTGGGacgggcggagagggagaggaagaagcgtgaggaggaggagaggctcaggaagaaggagaggatggaggaggtttatcggaaggcggtggaggaagacaagaagaagaagaatcaACAGATCTTGCTGGAGGCTGCTGGGCTAGGACATAAGGAGTCGACGCCGCCTGGGCCTGGGTTTGTTGCTCCGGCTCCATTACCTGGACCTGGTGTGTTTCCGCCTGCATTATGA
- a CDS encoding hypothetical protein (EggNog:ENOG503P1HJ; COG:S), producing the protein MNNRNVYHTYDPAVDGDETDGFVTAYREWEESAHRHNAISQDFAKQFQTLWQKCRELETECLEQKKTVKLWQQEGRKMERELNYYKSAAENAGFAFVIIDGDGAVFDEELIALGEEGGKKAAHELHRHLREYMQEECELHNLDNIFVHVVLNAQGLSSALVQSGTLPTGDYAAVTKFGRGFCRAQPLFSFTDVGGGKEQADHKVRKLFEMMEKNIQCKFLALAGCHDNGYATFLESYRNNPKIRLLETTPAAADFRNCHFDRFSIPTVFRSEAVPSKPGSSRPVTNKLATVTTQAMMNSPSPKPPSPALTTAFRPKPAEATSNGGNSYAAIGKAAPSQTFSIVPSKKKNTQQAFILFNRDDERVDAPLPKADQGVVKRMEEQAKAIGANFCNRYHLSPNGTGCKAGDNCSYYHSETKLSKQEILALKHKTRKIVCNNGSICDDFSCNLGHHCQSPVGCYFGSECRFFKFHGMDITPTLKVYEDGTREVVSN; encoded by the exons ATGAACAACCGCAACGTCTATCACACCTATGATCCGGCGGTCGACGGGGATGAGACAGATGGCTTTGTTACTGCCTACCGAGAGTGGGAAGAGTCCGCTCATCGCCATAACGCTATAAGCCAGGACTTCGCCAAACAGTTCCAGACCCTGTGGCAAAAGTGCCGCGAGCTCGAAACAGAATGCCTggagcaaaagaaaacagtCAAGCTCTGGCAGCAGGAGGGTCGGAAGATGGAGCGTGAACTCAACTATTACAAGTCTGCTGCT GAAAATGCTGGCTTTGCCTTTGTTATTATTGATGGTGACGGCGCCGTCTTTGACGAAGAGTTAATTGCCcttggcgaggaaggcggtaAAAAGGCTGCCCATGAGCTACACAGGCACCTTAGGGAATATATGCAGGAGGAATGCGaactgcacaaccttgacAATATATTTGTTCACGTCGTCCTTAACGCCCAAGGCCTTTCCAGCGCTCTCGTTCAGTCAGGCACCCTGCCAACCGGTGACTACGCCGCCGTGACCAAGTTTGGCCGTGGCTTCTGTCGCGCCCagcccctcttctccttcactgatgttggcggtggcaaGGAGCAGGCCGACCACAAAGTTCGCAAGCTATTCGAAATGATGGAGAAGAACATCCAATGCAAGTTCCTTGCTCTGGCCGGCTGCCACGATAACGGATACGCTACCTTCTTGGAGTCGTACCGCAATAATCCCAAGATTCGCCTTCTCGAGACCACCCCGGCCGCGGCTGACTTTCGGAACTGTCACTTTGATCGTTTCTCTATTCCAACTGTCTTCCGCTCCGAAGCTGTCCCCAGCAAGCCCGGCTCATCCAGGCCTGTCACCAACAAGCTGGCTACCGTCACCACCCAGGCTATGATGAATTCTCCCAGTCCTaagcctccttctcccgcctTGACGACCGCCTTCAGGCCCAAGCCTGCCGAGGCCACCAGCAATGGAGGCAACAGTTATGCGGCTATTGGCAAGGCGGCTCCTAGTCAGACGTTCAGCATTGTGcccagcaagaagaaaaataCTCAACAGGCTTTTATACTGTTTAATAGGGATGACGAGCGTGTCGATGCCCCTCTTCCCAAGGCCGACCAGGGGGTCGTTAAGAGAATGGAGGAGCAAGCCAAGGCAATCGGGGCCAACTTTTGTAACAGATACCACCTCTCGCCGAATGGCACGGGTTGTAAAGCTGGCGACAACTGCAGTTACTACCACTCCGAGACCAAGCTCAGCAAGCAGGAGATATTGGCCCTGAAGCACAAGACCAGGAAAATTGTCTGTAATAACGGTAGCATCTGCGACGACTTTTCTTGCAACCTAGGGCACCATTGCCAAAGCCCGGTCGGTTGTTACTTTGGCTCCGAGTGTCGATTCTTCAAATTCCACGGCATGGACATT ACTCCGACCCTTAAGGTCTATGAGGACGGCACAAGAGAGGTCGTCTCTAACTAA